The Polynucleobacter sp. JS-JIR-5-A7 region AGAAAATAAGATCGCCTGGCTCCAATGTAAACAGCGTTGAGAGGTATGCAATGGTGTCAGGTACATTCCAGATCAGTTGATTGAGATCGCCCAACTGACGCTCTTCACCATTTACTAATAATGTAACTGCGCCCTGGCTAGGATGACCACATTGACTGACCGGCGTAATTTCGCCACAAGGAGCAGATTGGTCAAAAGCTTTACCAGTATCCCATGGACGGCCCATCTTTTTTGCCTCACCTTGTAAGTCGCGTCTTGTCATATCCAAGCCAACGCCATATCCATAGACATGATCCAAGGCTTTATCGGCAGTAATATTAGAGCCCCCCTTACCGATAGCAACGACCATTTCAATTTCATGATGGACGTCTTTCGATAAATTGGGGTAAGCCATATCTTTGCCATCCGTCACGATCGAGTTTGCTGGCTTCATAAAAAAGAATGGTGGCTCACGATCTGGATCATGACCCATCTCACGCGCATGATCTGCATAGTTACGACCGACGCAATAAATACGATTGACTGCAAAGCGACGGGTGTCACCTGTCACTGGCAAAGAAATCTGTACTGGAGGATCGATAACAAAAGCTGAACTCATGACTTACCTTTCTAAAGGGGGGATTTTTATTGTTTCAGTTATTTAGAAGTATGACGCAATTTCAATAACAAAATACTGAGGGCGAGAGTAAAAGTGAGGGCATTGGCTAATATCAAGGGCCACTTTTCAATAATCAGACCGTAGACCAGCCACAAACCCACTCCTGCAGTAAATAAGGAATACATTCCCAAGGAGATTCCAGAAAGATCTTTGGTGCGCCAAGACTGAATTGCTTGGGGTAAAAACGCAACCGTGGTTAAGAATGCAGCGCAATATCCAATGATCTCAATTTGATGGGGCTCTAGGGTCATGCATTCATTGTAATTAGAGAATGGCTTCAATCCTGAATCTAGTGCAGAAAACCAAATTCTGTAGATAATGGAAACTTGCAGTTCAACCCATTACTAATAATACAAAATGAGACAAAAACTGACCTATTGGATTAGCGCAGCCCTATGCGCTAGCTTCATCGCATCCCCAGTGCTCGCTCAAGGCGATGCTGCACTGAAAAAC contains the following coding sequences:
- a CDS encoding SemiSWEET transporter, giving the protein MTLEPHQIEIIGYCAAFLTTVAFLPQAIQSWRTKDLSGISLGMYSLFTAGVGLWLVYGLIIEKWPLILANALTFTLALSILLLKLRHTSK
- a CDS encoding fumarylacetoacetate hydrolase family protein, giving the protein MSSAFVIDPPVQISLPVTGDTRRFAVNRIYCVGRNYADHAREMGHDPDREPPFFFMKPANSIVTDGKDMAYPNLSKDVHHEIEMVVAIGKGGSNITADKALDHVYGYGVGLDMTRRDLQGEAKKMGRPWDTGKAFDQSAPCGEITPVSQCGHPSQGAVTLLVNGEERQLGDLNQLIWNVPDTIAYLSTLFTLEPGDLIFSGTPAGVGPVKKGDVLEGSVAGLKNLKTKIA